The Streptomyces sp. Je 1-332 genome has a window encoding:
- a CDS encoding MXAN_6230/SCO0854 family RING domain-containing protein: MMTTADDLAALLLCRRQSVHVPSGAGRSAETDAGVIVLEAELADRGHLLTAPLRRALTALSVPDLAATGMKLLADVDALMGSDRHHAPLFRRFPDEIAYQPAYDRYTSLVVEHLAAQPHQPCMNCAGTKARVRAIKPCAHLLCDDCHRKELDTGCCDDCCIWYACPVCENRYETDGPTDPWIDTGAHLGGDGGDVLRALCLAAPGDAAAELAALLARRTPLNPQDHDDLVLLLGQLDPADAADWLPDAIPLRESKALALAPLLDMPAVRALVGEYVDTATDVLRILVVRSGGDPDLLELPRLRGLSRPVRRELLALLDGFDLRRLAEDMARNPRAWKRVGEILHPFEHAHRHARVALAFAVLRGTRIDDSALSDVLLAEAARHEDVRIAGDRLRISTWQGRVEEAIGRWDTTAAAGLLRERPGDLLRRLDVLLARSGSTTLPESVGEALAEALPRSGPGPLLGAYGRMKVRAVPGHRRVFFPRGRVTRAYAVDDERPPLPSRVAGRTGELIEAEAVRRLAAGVGEGERYDVAVLDASLADLPVPFAERASAASLVAVPRGSSLPMPADSENVRLFLHWQQPQGVRVDLDLSVALYDDQWRFIGLCDYTHLTYAGGAARHSGDLTSAPAPHGATEYLDLDLPRLAHVGVRFVVPAVLSYNNVPFDELPDAFAGFMAVEGTGRAVYDPRTVRQRFDLAGDAALRVPMIVDLRSRRAWWADVTLATGDGNHDVWRYRKQLGRMGNDLLDTFQPRGRATLWDLACWTAAARTEGPVYVRGRGHVLWGYRRGADEPRADFALRVRDGWEPDELRAEAELSGRRPLLALLHGELEGADGVASGTAYRLYPGPVDAAPLERVTAGDLAGWLEPG, encoded by the coding sequence ATGATGACGACAGCCGACGATCTCGCGGCGCTCCTGCTGTGCCGCCGGCAGAGTGTGCACGTACCCTCCGGCGCCGGACGGTCCGCCGAGACCGACGCCGGCGTGATCGTCCTCGAAGCCGAACTCGCCGACCGCGGGCACCTGTTGACCGCCCCGCTGCGCCGCGCGCTGACCGCTCTGTCCGTCCCCGACCTCGCTGCGACCGGCATGAAGCTGCTCGCCGATGTCGACGCGCTGATGGGCTCCGACCGTCACCACGCCCCGCTGTTCCGGCGCTTCCCCGACGAGATCGCGTACCAGCCCGCGTACGACCGCTACACCTCCCTCGTCGTCGAACACCTCGCAGCCCAGCCCCACCAGCCCTGCATGAACTGCGCGGGCACCAAGGCCCGTGTCCGTGCGATCAAGCCGTGCGCCCATCTGCTGTGCGACGACTGCCACCGCAAGGAGCTGGACACCGGCTGCTGCGACGACTGCTGCATCTGGTACGCCTGCCCCGTCTGCGAGAACCGGTACGAGACGGACGGGCCCACCGACCCCTGGATCGACACCGGCGCGCACCTCGGCGGCGACGGCGGCGATGTCCTGCGTGCGCTGTGCCTGGCGGCGCCGGGTGACGCCGCCGCCGAGCTCGCCGCCCTGCTCGCCCGCCGTACGCCTCTGAACCCGCAGGACCACGACGACCTGGTGCTGCTCCTGGGGCAGCTGGACCCGGCCGACGCCGCTGACTGGCTGCCGGACGCGATTCCCCTGCGCGAGAGCAAGGCGCTCGCCCTCGCGCCGCTGCTCGACATGCCTGCCGTGCGCGCACTCGTGGGGGAGTACGTGGACACCGCCACCGACGTGCTGCGCATCCTCGTCGTACGGTCCGGTGGCGACCCCGACCTGCTCGAACTGCCGCGTCTGCGCGGGCTGTCGCGTCCCGTCCGCCGTGAACTCCTCGCCCTGCTCGACGGGTTCGACCTGCGACGCCTCGCCGAGGACATGGCCCGTAACCCGCGCGCCTGGAAGCGGGTCGGTGAGATCCTGCACCCCTTCGAGCACGCCCACCGGCACGCGCGCGTGGCGCTCGCCTTCGCCGTCCTGCGCGGGACCCGCATCGACGACAGCGCACTCTCCGACGTGCTGCTCGCCGAGGCCGCGCGCCACGAGGACGTCCGTATCGCAGGCGACCGGCTGCGGATCTCCACGTGGCAGGGGCGCGTCGAGGAGGCCATCGGCCGCTGGGACACCACGGCCGCGGCGGGGCTGCTGCGCGAGCGCCCCGGTGATCTCCTGCGCCGGCTCGACGTGTTGCTGGCCCGCTCGGGATCGACGACCCTGCCGGAGTCCGTGGGCGAGGCGCTCGCCGAGGCCCTGCCCCGCTCCGGGCCCGGCCCGCTGCTCGGTGCGTACGGCCGCATGAAGGTGCGTGCCGTGCCGGGGCACCGCCGGGTCTTCTTCCCGCGCGGGCGCGTGACCCGGGCCTACGCGGTCGACGACGAGCGGCCGCCGCTGCCGTCCCGGGTGGCGGGGCGCACCGGTGAGCTCATCGAGGCGGAGGCCGTGCGGCGGCTCGCTGCCGGGGTGGGGGAGGGCGAGCGGTACGACGTGGCCGTCCTGGACGCCTCGCTGGCCGACCTGCCGGTGCCGTTCGCCGAGCGCGCTTCGGCGGCCTCGCTGGTCGCGGTGCCGCGCGGCAGCTCGCTGCCCATGCCCGCGGACAGCGAGAACGTGCGGCTCTTCCTGCACTGGCAGCAGCCCCAGGGCGTGCGCGTCGACCTCGACCTGTCCGTCGCGCTCTACGACGACCAGTGGCGCTTCATCGGCCTGTGCGACTACACCCACCTGACGTACGCGGGCGGCGCAGCCCGGCACTCCGGGGACCTGACGTCGGCCCCCGCCCCGCACGGCGCCACCGAGTACCTGGACCTGGACCTGCCGCGTCTTGCCCACGTGGGGGTGCGCTTCGTCGTGCCCGCGGTCCTCTCGTACAACAACGTGCCCTTCGACGAACTCCCGGACGCCTTCGCCGGGTTCATGGCGGTGGAGGGTACGGGGCGCGCGGTCTACGACCCGCGCACCGTCCGGCAGCGTTTCGACCTCGCGGGTGACGCGGCGCTGCGCGTGCCGATGATCGTCGACCTGCGGTCGCGCCGCGCCTGGTGGGCCGACGTCACCCTCGCCACGGGTGACGGCAACCACGATGTGTGGCGCTACCGCAAGCAGCTCGGCCGCATGGGCAACGACCTGCTCGACACCTTCCAGCCGCGCGGTCGGGCCACCCTGTGGGACCTCGCCTGCTGGACGGCGGCGGCCCGTACCGAAGGGCCGGTGTACGTGCGCGGCCGTGGCCACGTCCTGTGGGGCTACCGGCGCGGCGCCGACGAGCCGCGCGCCGACTTCGCGCTGCGGGTCCGCGACGGCTGGGAGCCCGACGAGCTGCGCGCGGAGGCGGAGCTGTCGGGCCGGCGCCCTCTTCTGGCGCTCCTGCACGGGGAGCTGGAGGGCGCGGACGGCGTCGCTTCCGGCACGGCCTACCGCCTCTACCCGGGGCCGGTCGACGCCGCGCCGCTGGAGCGGGTCACCGCGGGGGATCTGGCGGGGTGGCTGGAGCCGGGGTGA